A single region of the Thioalkalivibrio nitratireducens DSM 14787 genome encodes:
- a CDS encoding YtxH domain-containing protein, with protein sequence MAYHLIPFVAGAVVGGLAVYLFRDEKARDDLRQSATGISRKVQKTAGEVSGKVSKSLSQVREAMPGGGQAAGPAAAEAPAAATSPEPRKPARRTASRKPATRKAREAPAEPPKPDET encoded by the coding sequence ATGGCATATCATCTGATTCCTTTCGTGGCCGGCGCAGTCGTCGGCGGTCTGGCGGTCTACCTGTTTCGTGACGAAAAGGCTCGCGACGACCTGCGCCAGTCGGCAACCGGCATCTCGCGCAAAGTGCAAAAGACTGCAGGTGAGGTGTCCGGCAAGGTTTCCAAAAGCCTCTCGCAGGTTCGCGAGGCGATGCCGGGTGGCGGCCAGGCTGCGGGCCCCGCTGCTGCCGAAGCGCCGGCTGCAGCCACATCGCCGGAACCCCGGAAACCCGCGCGACGCACCGCCAGCCGCAAACCGGCGACCCGCAAGGCGCGCGAGGCACCTGCGGAACCTCCGAAGCCCGACGAAACCTGA
- a CDS encoding glutamate synthase-related protein produces MRCIRGWPTGASPTWGGARGYLETEIGQAVERYRRAVEGGLRKVMSKMGISTLQGYKGAQIFESMGLDHEFVDEFFTGTTAHVPGVGIEELERETLAAHGIAFGTPVIGNLPLDPGGHLYWRRDGERHHWNPYTIGKLQQAARGNDPEAYRDFARHANQQGGGLLNLRGLLELVADDACALPLDEVEPVESIMKRFSTGSMSFGALSQEVHETLAIAMNRIGGKSGTGEGGEQVERFGTERECSMKQVASGRFGVTAHYLARARQIEIKMAQGSKPGEGGELPGGKVDEGIARVRFTVPGVGLISPPPHHDIYSIEDLQQLIHDLKCANPAAEIHVKLVSKADVGTIAAGVAKARADAVLISGDSGGTGASMKTSIKHAGAPWEFGVAETQRVLRANRLRSRITVRADGGLLTGRDVVIAALLGAEEYGFGTAPLVALGCIMLRKCHCNTCSVGIATQDPRLRARFRGRAEHVVNYLRFVADEVRENLAALGFRGIDEMIGRVDRLRAQRVVHPKGIQPDVSELLRHVSSDDAPRRTRAQNHGLDQKIDHQVIEQARPALENGSPVKVHIQLSNRDRTFGTLLSYEVTRRHGAQGLPAGTIDVRCTGTAGQSFGAFLCRGIALHLVGDLNDYAGKGLSGGVISVRTPADAGYPAAENTIVGNVALFGATGGEAYFNGRGAERFCVRNSGALSVVEGVGDHGCEYMTGGVAVILGPIGRNFGAGMSGGEAYVFDGERLAERHLNPDGRRIEPVRDARDRELLRRLLENHFSYTRSRLAARILEDWERSVEIFAKVVPEAYADAVARHLATGRDIRASLPPRVA; encoded by the coding sequence ATGCGGTGCATCCGTGGCTGGCCTACCGGGGCATCGCCGACCTGGGGGGGGGCACGCGGCTACCTCGAGACCGAGATCGGCCAGGCGGTCGAGCGCTATCGCAGGGCTGTCGAGGGTGGCCTCCGCAAGGTGATGTCGAAGATGGGGATCTCGACGCTGCAGGGCTACAAGGGCGCGCAGATCTTCGAGTCGATGGGGCTGGATCACGAGTTCGTCGACGAGTTCTTCACCGGCACGACGGCCCATGTTCCCGGGGTCGGCATCGAGGAACTGGAACGGGAGACACTCGCGGCTCACGGGATCGCGTTCGGCACCCCGGTGATCGGCAACCTGCCGCTGGATCCCGGCGGGCATCTCTACTGGCGCCGCGACGGCGAACGCCACCACTGGAACCCGTATACCATCGGCAAGCTGCAGCAGGCGGCACGTGGCAACGATCCCGAGGCCTACCGCGACTTTGCCCGCCATGCCAACCAGCAGGGGGGAGGGCTGCTCAACCTCCGGGGTCTGCTGGAACTCGTGGCCGACGACGCCTGCGCGCTCCCGCTCGACGAGGTCGAGCCGGTCGAGTCGATCATGAAACGCTTCTCCACCGGCTCGATGTCTTTCGGTGCGCTGAGTCAGGAAGTTCACGAGACGCTTGCGATCGCGATGAACCGGATCGGCGGAAAATCGGGCACTGGGGAGGGGGGCGAGCAGGTGGAGCGCTTTGGTACCGAACGCGAATGCTCGATGAAGCAGGTCGCGAGCGGCCGCTTCGGGGTCACGGCCCACTACCTGGCCCGGGCCCGCCAGATCGAGATCAAGATGGCCCAGGGCTCCAAGCCCGGCGAGGGGGGCGAGCTGCCCGGCGGCAAAGTCGACGAGGGCATCGCACGGGTCCGTTTTACGGTGCCCGGCGTCGGCCTGATTTCGCCGCCCCCGCATCACGACATCTATTCGATCGAGGATTTGCAGCAGCTGATCCACGACCTGAAGTGCGCGAATCCGGCTGCGGAAATCCACGTGAAGCTGGTCTCGAAGGCCGACGTCGGCACCATCGCCGCCGGGGTGGCCAAGGCGCGCGCCGACGCCGTGCTGATCAGCGGTGATTCCGGGGGTACCGGCGCCTCGATGAAGACCTCGATCAAGCACGCCGGGGCACCCTGGGAGTTCGGGGTGGCGGAAACCCAGCGGGTGCTGCGTGCCAACCGGCTGCGTTCGCGCATCACCGTGCGCGCGGATGGCGGGCTGCTGACCGGTCGCGACGTGGTGATCGCGGCGCTGCTGGGCGCAGAGGAATACGGCTTTGGCACCGCGCCGCTGGTGGCGCTCGGCTGCATCATGCTGCGCAAGTGCCACTGCAACACCTGCTCGGTCGGGATCGCAACGCAGGATCCGCGCCTGCGCGCGCGGTTCCGGGGGCGCGCGGAGCACGTCGTCAACTACCTGCGCTTCGTCGCCGACGAGGTGCGCGAGAACCTGGCGGCCCTCGGTTTCCGCGGCATCGACGAGATGATCGGCCGGGTCGACCGGCTGCGGGCGCAGCGGGTCGTGCACCCCAAGGGCATCCAGCCCGATGTCTCGGAACTGCTGCGGCACGTTTCGTCCGACGATGCACCGCGCAGAACCCGCGCCCAGAACCACGGCCTGGACCAGAAGATCGATCACCAGGTGATCGAACAGGCGCGGCCGGCATTGGAAAACGGCAGTCCGGTGAAGGTTCATATCCAGCTGAGCAACCGTGACCGGACTTTCGGCACGCTGCTGAGCTACGAGGTCACCCGCCGCCACGGCGCCCAGGGCCTGCCGGCCGGGACGATCGACGTTCGCTGTACCGGAACGGCGGGACAGAGTTTCGGGGCATTCCTGTGCCGTGGGATTGCCTTGCATCTCGTGGGCGACCTGAACGACTACGCCGGCAAGGGGCTCTCGGGTGGCGTGATCAGCGTGCGTACGCCGGCGGATGCCGGGTATCCCGCCGCCGAGAACACGATCGTGGGCAATGTCGCGCTGTTCGGCGCGACCGGGGGCGAGGCTTATTTCAACGGGCGCGGCGCCGAGCGCTTCTGCGTGCGCAACTCCGGTGCACTGAGCGTCGTCGAGGGGGTGGGCGACCATGGCTGCGAATACATGACCGGCGGGGTGGCCGTGATCCTCGGGCCGATCGGGCGGAACTTCGGGGCCGGCATGAGCGGCGGCGAGGCCTATGTCTTCGACGGGGAACGGCTTGCCGAACGGCATCTGAACCCGGACGGCCGGCGGATCGAACCGGTGCGTGACGCACGCGACCGCGAACTCCTGCGGCGGCTGCTGGAGAATCATTTCAGCTACACTCGCAGCCGCCTGGCGGCCCGGATCCTCGAAGACTGGGAACGGTCGGTCGAGATCTTCGCCAAGGTGGTACCCGAAGCCTATGCGGACGCTGTGGCCCGGCACCTCGCGACTGGGCGGGATATCCGCGCGAGTCTCCCACCACGCGTTGCCTGA
- a CDS encoding glutamate synthase subunit beta, whose amino-acid sequence MSENHPDGFLRHPRRTIGYRDARSRARDYRQIYALEWDQNELSTQGQRCMDCGVPTCMGGCPIGNLIPEWNDLVYRGLWEEALARLHATNNFPEFTGYTCPAPCEPACTLASNDDAVTIKDIERAIVDRGWEEGWIVPRPPNERTGKRVAVVGSGPAGLAAAQQLNRAGHRVTVFERNDVIGGLMVYGIPDFKFAKHMVERRVQQLRDEGIDFRTGVNIGVDVPLAQLQAGFDAVCLAIGALRSRDVAVPGRDLDGILFGMEYLTAENRRQAGRPVDGVDDARGRRVVVLGGGDTGADCVATAHRQGARKVLQVSINPRPPEERPAHNPWPQQPQTYRRTYALEEGGEEAFSLNVAAFVDTDGDGRVDRIECERVDWNRDRHGRRTEKILRESGIGIPADLVLIAIGFEGPELAPLHDARLTITQRNVLETDERKMSSIPGVFVAGDASRGQSIVVWAIGEGRDVARQIDAWLMGTSRLPASLQTPNPPSPQRGL is encoded by the coding sequence ATGTCAGAAAATCACCCCGATGGTTTCTTGCGGCACCCGCGGCGGACGATCGGCTACCGCGATGCGCGTTCGCGCGCGCGCGACTACCGGCAGATCTACGCCCTCGAATGGGATCAGAACGAGCTGAGCACCCAGGGACAGCGCTGCATGGACTGCGGCGTGCCGACCTGCATGGGCGGCTGCCCGATCGGGAACCTGATCCCGGAGTGGAACGATCTCGTCTACCGGGGTCTGTGGGAGGAGGCGCTGGCGCGGCTGCATGCGACCAACAATTTCCCCGAGTTCACCGGCTACACCTGCCCGGCGCCCTGCGAACCGGCCTGCACGCTGGCCAGCAACGACGACGCGGTGACCATCAAGGACATCGAGCGGGCCATCGTCGACAGGGGCTGGGAGGAGGGCTGGATCGTGCCGCGGCCGCCGAACGAGCGCACCGGAAAGCGGGTGGCGGTGGTCGGCAGCGGGCCGGCGGGGCTCGCTGCCGCCCAGCAGCTCAACCGTGCCGGACACAGGGTCACGGTATTCGAGCGCAACGACGTGATCGGCGGCCTGATGGTCTACGGCATCCCCGACTTCAAATTCGCCAAGCACATGGTCGAACGCCGCGTGCAGCAGTTGCGCGACGAGGGGATCGATTTCCGGACCGGCGTCAACATCGGCGTCGATGTCCCGCTCGCGCAGCTGCAGGCGGGATTCGACGCGGTGTGTCTCGCGATTGGCGCGCTGCGCTCGCGCGACGTGGCGGTGCCGGGGCGCGACCTGGACGGGATACTGTTCGGGATGGAGTACCTCACCGCCGAGAACCGGCGACAGGCGGGGCGACCGGTAGACGGCGTCGACGATGCCCGCGGCAGGCGGGTGGTGGTGCTCGGAGGCGGCGACACCGGTGCCGATTGTGTCGCCACCGCGCATCGGCAGGGGGCGCGGAAGGTACTGCAGGTGAGCATCAATCCCCGCCCGCCGGAGGAACGGCCGGCGCACAACCCGTGGCCGCAGCAGCCGCAGACGTATCGCAGGACGTATGCCCTCGAGGAAGGCGGGGAGGAAGCATTCAGCCTCAATGTCGCCGCCTTCGTCGATACGGACGGGGACGGACGCGTCGATCGGATCGAATGCGAGCGGGTCGACTGGAACCGCGACCGCCACGGCCGGCGGACCGAGAAGATTCTGCGCGAGAGCGGGATCGGGATTCCGGCCGACCTGGTGCTGATCGCGATCGGCTTCGAGGGACCGGAGCTCGCGCCGTTGCACGACGCCCGCCTGACGATCACGCAGCGCAACGTGCTGGAAACCGACGAGCGGAAGATGTCGTCGATACCGGGCGTGTTCGTGGCCGGCGACGCCAGCCGCGGTCAGTCGATCGTGGTCTGGGCCATCGGCGAGGGGCGCGATGTCGCACGGCAGATCGACGCCTGGCTGATGGGAACATCGCGGCTCCCGGCCAGCCTGCAAACGCCGAACCCGCCCAGCCCACAGCGGGGCCTGTGA
- a CDS encoding MBL fold/beta-CASP domain-containing RNA metallo-hydrolase produces MTMQMQPSLPRSPQGDAAVQPPPGSPRAFATASGLAMTGSRDDGVTHPVTASPEGARQSIQRLDRHAPSPLAMTAGDGPHDAATPPTTTRIVFSGDLGAPNSPLLPAPNPPERADILILESTFGDRVHEDRGTRQARLKAAIDHALENNGTVVIPAFSIGRTQELLYELEDLIHQATDPHWQDLEIIVDSPLAARFTEAYRDLKPYWDLEARERLDHGRHPLAFENLYTVDSHEEHLQTVDYLARTGRPAVVIAASGMAAGGRVVNYLKRMLGDERHDVLFVGYQAEGTPGRAIQRHGPRGGWVQLDGERIDIRARIHTIGGYSAHADQSDLLAFIQGIPQAPKEIRLIHGERDAREALKAEIETWAQSTGHTVEVTFAT; encoded by the coding sequence ATGACCATGCAGATGCAACCGTCACTGCCGAGGAGCCCACAGGGCGACGCGGCAGTCCAACCGCCGCCTGGATCGCCACGGGCCTTTGCCACGGCCTCCGGCCTGGCAATGACAGGCTCTCGCGATGACGGTGTCACCCATCCCGTCACTGCGAGCCCCGAAGGGGCGCGGCAGTCCATACAGCGCCTGGATCGCCACGCGCCTTCGCCGCTCGCGATGACGGCTGGGGATGGCCCCCACGACGCCGCCACCCCACCCACCACCACCCGCATCGTCTTCTCCGGCGACCTCGGGGCCCCGAACAGCCCGCTGCTCCCGGCCCCCAACCCGCCCGAGCGTGCCGACATCCTCATCCTCGAAAGCACCTTCGGCGACCGCGTGCACGAAGACCGCGGCACCCGCCAGGCGCGCCTGAAGGCCGCGATCGACCACGCGCTGGAAAACAACGGCACCGTCGTCATCCCGGCCTTCAGCATCGGCCGCACCCAGGAACTGCTCTACGAACTCGAAGACCTCATCCACCAGGCCACCGACCCGCACTGGCAGGACCTCGAAATCATCGTCGATTCCCCGCTCGCCGCCCGCTTCACCGAGGCCTACCGCGACCTGAAACCCTATTGGGACCTCGAGGCCCGCGAACGCCTGGACCACGGCCGCCACCCGCTGGCCTTCGAGAACCTCTACACCGTCGACAGCCACGAAGAACACCTGCAGACCGTCGACTACCTCGCCCGCACCGGCCGCCCCGCGGTCGTCATCGCGGCGAGCGGCATGGCCGCTGGGGGCAGGGTTGTGAACTACCTCAAGCGCATGCTCGGCGACGAACGCCACGATGTGCTGTTCGTCGGCTACCAGGCCGAAGGCACCCCCGGCCGCGCGATCCAGCGCCACGGCCCGCGCGGCGGCTGGGTGCAGCTCGACGGCGAACGCATCGACATCCGCGCCCGCATACACACCATCGGCGGCTACTCCGCCCACGCGGACCAGAGCGACCTGCTCGCCTTCATCCAGGGCATCCCGCAAGCGCCAAAGGAAATCCGCCTGATCCACGGCGAACGCGACGCCCGGGAAGCCCTGAAAGCCGAAATCGAAACCTGGGCCCAATCCACCGGCCACACAGTCGAGGTCACGTTCGCCACGTAA
- a CDS encoding BrnT family toxin, with protein sequence MELEYDHDKDARNLAKHGVSLAEASRLAWDTLLAWEDRRKHYGEPRMAGLALMNDRLYSVVYVERGARRRIISLRKANRREVRRYLIITKPPQPVRYLSASVVIASEARH encoded by the coding sequence ATGGAACTGGAATACGACCACGACAAGGACGCGCGCAATCTCGCCAAGCACGGCGTGTCGCTCGCAGAGGCCTCGAGACTCGCGTGGGATACGCTTCTCGCTTGGGAAGACCGGCGGAAGCACTACGGTGAACCGCGTATGGCGGGACTTGCTCTGATGAACGACCGGCTCTACTCGGTAGTCTATGTAGAACGAGGGGCAAGACGCCGTATCATCAGCCTGCGCAAGGCCAATCGGCGTGAGGTAAGACGTTACCTGATTATCACGAAACCTCCTCAGCCAGTGCGATACCTCTCCGCGTCGGTCGTCATTGCGAGCGAAGCGCGGCACTAA
- a CDS encoding helix-turn-helix domain-containing protein — protein sequence MEIKPIRDEQAYREALREIAVLMETDPALGTPEGDRLDVLSTLVEAYEARTFPMDLPDPVEAILFRMEQQGLSPKDLEPMIGKRNRVYEVLSRKRPLTLAMIWRLHTTLGIPAESLIRRPAEH from the coding sequence ATGGAAATCAAACCGATTCGCGACGAGCAAGCCTACCGCGAAGCCTTGCGGGAGATTGCCGTGCTGATGGAAACCGATCCTGCGCTGGGCACGCCGGAAGGCGACCGGCTGGATGTGCTTTCCACCCTCGTGGAAGCCTATGAAGCACGCACGTTCCCGATGGACCTGCCGGACCCTGTTGAAGCCATCCTGTTTCGGATGGAGCAGCAGGGCCTCAGCCCCAAGGATCTTGAGCCAATGATTGGGAAACGCAACCGCGTGTACGAAGTGCTGAGTCGCAAGCGGCCGCTGACCCTGGCCATGATCTGGCGCCTGCATACCACCCTGGGCATTCCTGCCGAGAGCCTGATTCGCCGGCCGGCGGAGCACTAA
- a CDS encoding DUF6290 family protein, which yields MLALRLPDDVEERLAALAKATGRSKSYYAREAILQHLDDLEDIYLAEQRLIDHRKGSGETVSMDEMRRRLELDD from the coding sequence ATGCTCGCATTACGGCTTCCTGATGATGTGGAAGAACGCCTGGCTGCCCTCGCCAAGGCCACCGGTAGAAGCAAAAGCTACTACGCCCGCGAGGCGATCCTGCAGCATCTGGACGATCTGGAAGACATTTACCTGGCTGAACAGCGCCTGATCGATCACCGCAAAGGAAGCGGCGAGACAGTGTCCATGGATGAAATGAGGCGCCGGCTTGAGTTGGACGATTGA
- a CDS encoding type II toxin-antitoxin system RelE family toxin encodes MSWTIEFDRRVEKDLRALDKPSARRILEYLNERIAPLDDPRRLGKSLTGELGEYWRYRLGPYRIIASIEDERLRVLVVRVAHRNEVYRQGLGARDDRSSR; translated from the coding sequence TTGAGTTGGACGATTGAATTTGATCGCCGCGTCGAGAAAGACCTGCGTGCATTGGACAAGCCATCAGCACGCCGGATTCTGGAATACCTGAACGAGCGTATCGCGCCATTGGACGACCCGCGGCGTCTGGGCAAGTCGCTGACCGGGGAATTGGGCGAATACTGGCGCTACCGCCTGGGTCCGTACCGAATCATTGCATCGATAGAAGATGAACGGCTTCGGGTGCTGGTGGTGCGTGTGGCTCACCGCAATGAGGTCTATCGCCAGGGCCTCGGGGCTCGCGATGACAGGTCGTCGCGATAA
- a CDS encoding type II toxin-antitoxin system Phd/YefM family antitoxin, whose product MKELNVREMRAAIGQLDKLVNEAGEIIVNRRGRAIARILPVAGTRRRPNHADLRARTPRLPTPSAELIRAERDER is encoded by the coding sequence ATGAAAGAGCTCAATGTTCGGGAAATGCGCGCTGCCATCGGTCAGCTCGACAAGCTGGTGAACGAGGCGGGCGAGATCATCGTGAATCGCCGCGGCCGCGCGATCGCACGCATCCTGCCCGTTGCCGGGACGCGTCGGCGTCCCAATCACGCCGACCTGCGCGCACGTACCCCGCGGCTGCCGACGCCGTCGGCCGAGTTGATCCGTGCCGAGCGCGATGAGCGCTGA
- a CDS encoding type II toxin-antitoxin system VapC family toxin, with protein sequence MSADDRVYLDTSALAKWYLNEPGSDAFVDYLQGIDVAIISRLTRTEMRSLLSRHRRMGELNAELESVLYAAFLEDVARGWLQEHPVTDACFDEAVNLINRYPEHPLRTLDALRLALVNQMGIATLATADTVMAEAASSMGLVVRRF encoded by the coding sequence ATGAGCGCTGACGACCGTGTCTACCTCGATACCAGCGCGCTCGCGAAGTGGTACCTCAACGAACCGGGGTCCGACGCCTTTGTCGATTACCTGCAGGGAATCGATGTGGCCATCATCAGCAGGCTCACCCGCACCGAGATGCGTTCGCTGCTGAGTCGGCACCGGCGCATGGGTGAACTCAACGCTGAGCTCGAATCCGTGCTGTATGCCGCGTTCCTGGAGGATGTCGCCCGTGGCTGGCTGCAGGAGCACCCGGTGACCGACGCCTGCTTCGACGAGGCCGTGAATCTGATCAACCGCTATCCGGAACATCCGCTGCGGACACTCGATGCCTTGCGCCTCGCTCTGGTCAACCAGATGGGGATCGCGACGCTCGCGACTGCCGATACGGTGATGGCTGAAGCCGCTTCCTCCATGGGCCTTGTGGTGAGACGGTTCTGA
- a CDS encoding type II toxin-antitoxin system RelB/DinJ family antitoxin: MNTVVRARISEEVKNEAAAVLEAMGLTVSDAFRIMMTRIAREHALPFEPLIPNEETIAAMRAAREGKAEIVTIEQLQAVLDADD, encoded by the coding sequence ATGAACACCGTCGTACGTGCGCGTATCAGCGAAGAGGTCAAGAACGAGGCGGCGGCCGTCCTCGAAGCCATGGGGCTGACGGTTTCCGATGCCTTCCGCATCATGATGACCCGGATCGCCAGAGAGCACGCCTTGCCCTTTGAGCCGCTGATCCCGAACGAGGAAACCATCGCCGCCATGCGCGCCGCGCGCGAGGGGAAGGCCGAGATCGTGACGATCGAGCAGCTGCAAGCGGTCCTGGATGCGGACGATTAA
- the wecB gene encoding non-hydrolyzing UDP-N-acetylglucosamine 2-epimerase, which translates to MRGTPLTRTSPSQGQPCRTGPRARDNLQREGVGEERIHVTGNTVIDTLLTLVDKVRANPELQARFGFLDPARRTVVVTGHRRENFGDGFRRICRALGRLAERSDVQIVYPVHLNPNVLGPVREALGQRDNVHLIEPLDYLPFVALMDRADLIITDSGGVQEEAPSLGKPVLVMRETTERPEAVEAGTVRLVGTDEERIVREATRLLDDPQAYAAMSRAHNPYGDGRAAGRIVSVIQQQHQPSLGPRRSEPARERALRP; encoded by the coding sequence GTGCGAGGCACGCCCCTAACACGGACCTCCCCCAGCCAGGGCCAGCCCTGTAGGACCGGGCCCCGCGCGCGCGACAACCTGCAGCGCGAAGGGGTAGGGGAGGAACGGATCCACGTCACCGGCAACACCGTCATCGACACCCTGCTCACCTTGGTCGACAAAGTCCGCGCCAACCCGGAGTTGCAAGCGCGGTTCGGCTTTCTCGACCCCGCCCGGCGCACCGTCGTCGTGACCGGCCACCGGCGCGAGAACTTCGGCGACGGCTTCCGGCGCATCTGCCGCGCCCTCGGCCGCCTCGCCGAGCGCAGCGACGTGCAGATCGTCTACCCGGTGCACCTGAACCCCAACGTCCTCGGCCCGGTGCGTGAAGCACTCGGCCAGCGCGACAACGTCCACCTGATCGAACCGCTGGACTACCTCCCGTTCGTCGCACTGATGGACCGCGCCGACCTCATCATCACCGACTCCGGCGGCGTGCAGGAGGAAGCCCCCTCGCTCGGCAAGCCGGTGCTGGTGATGCGCGAGACCACCGAGCGCCCGGAGGCCGTCGAAGCCGGCACCGTGCGCCTGGTCGGCACCGACGAGGAACGGATCGTGCGCGAAGCCACGCGCCTGCTCGACGACCCGCAGGCCTACGCCGCGATGTCCCGCGCCCACAACCCCTACGGCGACGGCCGCGCCGCCGGCCGCATCGTGAGCGTGATCCAGCAGCAACACCAACCCAGCCTTGGTCCCCGCAGGAGCGAGCCTGCACGCGAACGTGCGCTGCGACCGTAA
- a CDS encoding type II toxin-antitoxin system RelB/DinJ family antitoxin has protein sequence MAANNALVQTRVDPDLKDRASAVLEGLGLTVSDAVRMLLTRIANEGALPLELAVKPEAYDAWFRAKVLEALNDLAPQIEHDEVEARFAAKRTALVEKAHR, from the coding sequence ATGGCGGCCAACAATGCTCTGGTGCAAACCCGGGTCGACCCGGATTTGAAGGATCGCGCGTCGGCGGTTCTCGAGGGGCTCGGGCTGACGGTTTCGGATGCGGTCCGAATGCTGCTGACGCGTATTGCCAACGAAGGGGCATTGCCGCTCGAACTGGCGGTGAAACCCGAGGCGTACGATGCATGGTTTCGTGCCAAGGTGCTGGAGGCGCTCAATGATCTGGCACCGCAAATTGAACACGATGAGGTGGAGGCGCGGTTTGCTGCGAAACGGACTGCCCTGGTGGAGAAAGCGCACCGGTGA
- a CDS encoding type II toxin-antitoxin system HicA family toxin produces the protein MKGSEFLKRIRKLAKHRGLAFEWHPNLGKGSHGVLKFGDRRTVLRNPSDELKTGTLHAMLKQLGLKEEDI, from the coding sequence ATGAAAGGTAGCGAATTCCTAAAACGAATCCGTAAGCTCGCCAAGCACCGAGGACTCGCATTCGAGTGGCATCCGAATCTGGGCAAAGGCTCTCATGGTGTGCTGAAGTTCGGCGACCGACGAACCGTCCTGCGCAACCCCAGCGACGAACTCAAGACCGGAACCCTGCACGCGATGCTCAAGCAACTCGGGCTGAAGGAAGAGGACATCTGA